The DNA region GCCCTGATCGCCGCAGGCGCCCTCATCATCGGCGTCGTGCTCTGGCGTCGTCGCCGCTGACCATTCCCTGCTTGCGAAAGGAAGCACATCCCATGCCGAACAAACCGAGCACGTCCGCGAAAATCCTGTACCGGCCCGTGGGCCTGGTGAGCTCGATGGTCGGCGGTCTGCTTGCCAGCGTCATCTTCAAGCAGGTGTGGCGGCGCGCCTCCCCGGGCGACAACTCCGATCCGCCCCAGCCGTTGGAAACCGAGTACCCGTTCAAGGAGATCTTGCTG from Mycolicibacterium sp. MU0053 includes:
- a CDS encoding DUF4235 domain-containing protein; translated protein: MPNKPSTSAKILYRPVGLVSSMVGGLLASVIFKQVWRRASPGDNSDPPQPLETEYPFKEILLAAAIQGAIFSVVKTVIDRQGARLFERATGEWPGS